Proteins co-encoded in one Aspergillus luchuensis IFO 4308 DNA, chromosome 6, nearly complete sequence genomic window:
- a CDS encoding glycoside hydrolase family 16 protein (CAZy:GH16;~COG:G;~EggNog:ENOG410PJVM;~InterPro:IPR000757,IPR013320;~PFAM:PF00722;~SECRETED:SignalP(1-19);~TransMembrane:1 (n7-14c19/20o297-319i);~go_function: GO:0004553 - hydrolase activity, hydrolyzing O-glycosyl compounds [Evidence IEA];~go_process: GO:0005975 - carbohydrate metabolic process [Evidence IEA]) — MFYLRHAWLLGVLASLVAADETDCNPINSTCPADAALSTEHTWWFNQTLDDKLWDMQTGEIEYTSEGAEFSIKTENASTLLVSNFYIFFGVMEAHVKMAKGAGIISSVILQSDDLDEIDWEWVGYNTSEVQSDFFGKGNTTTSDRGGYHAVSNADTEFHNYTTYWDKDRLEWWIDGELRRTVNYSEPLTVYGKNYPQTPCRVKVSNWPVGIASQSIGNIEWGGGLVNWTDVPFTMTVQKIRVQDFSSGKEYKYIGHNGSYESIEIVSGNSTAAKEISKKPAETLAHKWDKLGTAAHIGVYCGAAAFAALCIAGFVLYFLRQRRQGRLERALGEGQGTAADPTEMETYKKQWRQSDWTNRRGYQAVGQ, encoded by the exons ATGTTCTATCTTCGCCATGCCTGGCTCCTAGGGGTGCTAGCCAGCCTGGTGGCCGCCGATGAAACCGATTGCAACCCTATCAACAGCACATGCCCCGCCGACGCGGCGCTGTCCACAGAGCACACATGGTGGTTCAACCAAACGCTAGATGACAAGCTTTGGGATATGCAGACGGGGGAGATAGAGTACACGTCGGAAGGAGCAGAATTCAGCATCAAGACGGAAAACGCCTCCACCTTGTTGGTGTCGAACTTTTACATCTTTTTCGGTGTAATGGAGGCTCATGTCAAGATGGCCAAGGGTGCAGGTATCATCAGCAGCGTGATCCTGCAGTCTGATGACTTGGACGAGATCGATtgggagtgggtgggatACAACACCAGCGAGGTGCAATCAGACTTCTTCGGAAAGGGAAACACAACGACAAGTGATCGCGGTGGCTACCATGCTGTATCGAACGCGGATACCGAGTTCCACAACTACACTACTTACTGGGACAAGGATCGTCTGGAGTGGTGGATTGATGGCGAACTGAGGCGCACGGTCAACTACTCCGAACCTCTCACTGTCTATGGCAAGAACTATCCCCAAACGCCGTGCAGAGTCAAGGTCAGCAATTGGCCTGTGGGTATTGCGTCGCAGTCGATAGGAAACATCGaatggggtggtggtttggtCAATTGGACCGACGTCCCTTTTACTATGACGGTACAGAAGATCCGTGTCCAGGATTTCTCCTCGGGCAAGGAGTACAAGTACATCGGCCACAATGGGTCTTACGAAAGTATTGAAATTGTCAG TGGAAACTCCACTGCCGCCAAAGAAATCTCGAAGAAACCCGCCGAGACGCTTGCCCATAAATGGGACAAACTGGGCACAGCAGCCCACATTGGCGTCTACTGCGGTGCCGCTGCCTTCGCTGCTCTCTGTATCGCCGGCTTTGTCCTTTACTTCCTGCGCCAGCGCCGCCAAGGTCGTCTCGAGCGCGCTCTTGGTGAAGGTCAGGGTACTGCCGCGGACCCGACCGAGATGGAAACGTACAAAAAGCAATGGAGACAGAGCGACTGGACGAATCGTCGTGGTTACCAAGCAGTGGGACAATAG
- a CDS encoding phosphatidylserine decarboxylase family protein (COG:I;~EggNog:ENOG410PKI5;~InterPro:IPR022237,IPR003817;~PFAM:PF12588,PF02666;~go_function: GO:0004609 - phosphatidylserine decarboxylase activity [Evidence IEA];~go_process: GO:0008654 - phospholipid biosynthetic process [Evidence IEA]) produces MDFIKNVVSQITSTNLNTSVKAFKSLIESDPKLYKLTTEMFTQTRPGDPAIPSNLATFIVQLNSLVRSAPVFSTERWASSPLTRFIEPYIRTPSGYEFFLNAKVNNAFHDILKDWGKFLCGPESAAVLTSEPNGWFSPDALANMRDFEKTFVCDSSKPHWGFNSWEKFFNRELRQGARPIAEPDNPGVVSAAVDGVTHKFATNIKDEYWLKNQPYSLEDMLDGDPIAGQFVGGTVLQVYLEPTGYHRWHAPVSGIIVRTLEIPGVFCPAQRDSTSLDNWVSESQGYAVHTATRHLIVIETEDKVVVCCLFAGILERGSCETTVLPGDYVEKGQELGMFHFGGSTHCLIFEPRVRVDWKDTENMKVGQEISRISLGNISGVSE; encoded by the coding sequence ATGgacttcatcaagaacgTTGTATCGCAGATTACATCCACCAACCTCAACACAAGCGTCAAGGCGTTCAAGTCCTTGATCGAGAGCGACCCCAAGCTCTACAAGCTTACCACAGAAATGTTCACGCAAACCCGCCCGGGAGATCCAGCCATCCCTAGCAACCTCGCTACCTTCATCGTCCAGTTAAACAGTCTTGTTCGAAGTGCGCCCGTATTTTCTACCGAACGCTGGGCCAGCAGCCCCTTGACCAGGTTCATCGAGCCATACATTCGCACGCCATCCGGGTACGAATTCTTCCTCAACGCAAAGGTCAACAATGCCTTCCATGACATCCTCAAGGACTGGGGCAAATTTCTCTGCGGCCCAGAATCAGCAGCCGTCCTAACCAGCGAGCCTAATGGCTGGTTCAGCCCCGACGCTCTCGCCAACATGCGCGACTTCGAGAAAACGTTTGTATGCGACTCAAGCAAGCCCCACTGGGGTTTCAATTCCTGGGAGAAATTCTTCAACAGAGAGCTCCGTCAGGGTGCCCGACCAATTGCGGAGCCAGACAACCCCGGTGTCgtttctgctgctgtcgATGGAGTCACCCATAAATTCGCTACCAATATTAAAGATGAGTACTGGCTTAAGAATCAACCCTACTCACTCGAAGACATGCTCGATGGAGATCCGATCGCGGGGCAATTTGTCGGCGGTACGGTTCTCCAGGTATACCTTGAGCCTACTGGCTACCATCGGTGGCATGCGCCCGTCTCGGGAATTATCGTCAGAACTCTGGAGATCCCTGGGGTATTCTGCCCTGCTCAACGGGATAGTACAAGTCTGGATAACTGGGTTTCCGAATCCCAGGGCTACGCCGTGCACACGGCTACTCGACACCTGATCGTCATTGAGACTGAGGATAAAGTGGTCGTGTGCTGCTTGTTTGCGGGGATACTGGAACGTGGCTCGTGCGAGACGACGGTGCTACCTGGGGATTATGTGGAAAAGGGTCAGGAGCTTGGGATGTTCCATTTTGGGGGGAGTACGCATTGTCTCATTTTTGAACCGCGGGTCAGGGTTGATTGGAAGGATACGGAAAATATGAAGGTTGGACAGGAGATAAGCCGGATATCTCTGGGGAATATCAGTGGGGTATCTGAGTGA
- a CDS encoding cupin domain-containing protein (COG:S;~EggNog:ENOG410PWP7;~InterPro:IPR014710,IPR011051,IPR013096;~PFAM:PF07883,PF00190): MLINKVPPETLTVPPTIHSPNSTRPVLVYRDALVDKTPQGASNAIEQSEWVYGGHWKIAENALAAVPHYHSITHEAYTVLHGTGTYRLGKSPLDPDVDGNGEEVGVVFTARAGDVFVFPAGVTHCVTKTSDNYEIIGWYSLNDRNSREQPWDYEEALDSQEETDKKRIICESVPTPVLDPIYGKEGHLPTVWKRG, from the exons ATGCTCATCAACAAAGTTCCCCCCGAAACCCTCACCGTCCCTCCAACAATCCACTCTCCCAATTCAACCCGTCCAGTCCTCGTCTACAGGGATGCTTTAGTCGACAAGACGCCCCAAGGTGCCTCCAACGCTATAGAGCAAAGTGAATGGGTGTATGGAGGTCATTGGAAAATAGCAGAAAATGCGCTGGCAGCTGTCCCTCATTACCACTCCATCACCCACGAGGCGTATACAGTTCTCCACGGAACAGGAACATACCGGCTTGGAAAATCACCCCTCGACCCTGACGTTGATGGGAATGGTGAGGAGGTCGGTGTTGTGTTTACTGCTCGCGCGGGAGATGTGTTTGTGTTCCCT GCTGGGGTCACGCATTGCGTCACGAAGACTTCCGACAACTATGAGATTATTGGATGGTATTCGCTG AATGATAGAAATTCCCGAGAACAGCCATGGGATTACGAGGAAGCACTTGACTCACAGGAGGAAACGGATAAGAAGCGTATCATCTGTGAGTCGGTGCCTACGCCGGTTCTTGATCCCATTTACGGAAAGGAGGGACATTTACCTACAGTCTGGAAACGAGGCTGA
- a CDS encoding Zn(II)2Cys6 transcription factor (COG:S;~EggNog:ENOG410PQ85;~InterPro:IPR036864,IPR021858,IPR001138;~PFAM:PF00172,PF11951;~go_function: GO:0000981 - DNA-binding transcription factor activity, RNA polymerase II-specific [Evidence IEA];~go_function: GO:0008270 - zinc ion binding [Evidence IEA];~go_process: GO:0006355 - regulation of transcription, DNA-templated [Evidence IEA]): MNEPFNKNKNKASFRSQLGCTNCRQNKVKCDEKKPICTRCWEKDLQCRTIFRLKWESTYRDQGIAFGRSKLNRKGPTGAPGLSSTFPEDTTWLATPAVQPWTFVNTDFSSLRRLYADEQECAEPHLLPAVDARTVLGELGPREPVSSSSKSPPHYDLSTNIREAMLQNLQSPLSLFPSLDDLGNQVLFDYYVNQICPRTVQSPLSMSPFASVILPYCVSAPPAVLQAIQALAACHWSQSDQRYSEPSLRLKARVLNHLRHRLKTHPKDIVTEDPEILVIMMFLCLYDIVDDCNHQWIIHLQGAKDIIRLRRRQQIALKGANQDVQQDAVSSFTELFFAFQDVMGRTACGKAELFGSTYWRDEDTAINPWMGCSPALVSILFSIMDLSRSRRDIIADEGHETFNVRAASLINRLKGIKQESQIDGDNHIIQRIAELKRVTSIVYLNCALYGLTPSDSITKTYVRRILKDIVELLALEPSCQVVWPLFVAAVELDPLDFAIMLDPDTGKMTDGRRLVLELLMKMSKSSVSSVTRARVVIEQVWKSRDFCLSKSSRERSPASITDLNDWEEYVMPVSDALSLA; this comes from the coding sequence ATGAATGAGCCTTTCAATAAAAACAAGAATAAAGCATCTTTCAGGTCTCAGTTGGGTTGTACGAACTGCCGACAAAACAAAGTCAAGTGCGACGAGAAAAAGCCGATCTGCACCCGATGCTGGGAAAAGGACCTACAATGCCGGACAATATTCCGACTGAAATGGGAATCAACTTATCGAGATCAGGGTATCGCCTTTGGCAGGTCTAAGCTGAACCGGAAGGGCCCAACCGGTGCTCCAGGACTAAGTTCAACTTTTCCCGAAGACACTACATGGCTTGCTACTCCAGCTGTTCAGCCTTGGACTTTTGTGAATACAGATTTCTCGTCGCTACGACGACTTTATGCTGATGAACAAGAATGCGCCGAACCACATCTGCTCCCGGCAGTCGATGCCAGAACAGTCCTTGGAGAGTTGGGGCCTCGTGAGCCAgtatcgtcatcatcaaaatcGCCACCCCATTATGATTTGTCCACAAATATACGAGAAGCGATGTTACAGAATCTACAATCACCTCTTTCATTATTTCCATCTTTAGATGACCTGGGAAATCAAGTACTGTTCGACTATTATGTCAACCAAATATGCCCCCGAACAGTGCAAAGTCCTCTGTCCATGTCACCCTTTGCATCTGTCATCCTTCCTTATTGTGTATCCGCTCCGCCCGCAGTCCTGCAGGCCATACAGGCGCTGGCCGCCTGTCATTGGTCCCAAAGCGATCAAAGGTATAGCGAACCTTCTCTGCGACTTAAAGCTCGGGTCTTGAACCATCTTCGACATCGCCTCAAGACGCATCCCAAGGATATAGTCACAGAAGACCCCGAAATCCTGGTCATCATGATGTTCTTATGTTTATATGACATTGTTGATGACTGCAACCACCAATGGATTATACATCTCCAGGGAGCAAAAGATATTATTCGACTACGCCGGCGACAGCAAATTGCGTTGAAAGGGGCCAATCAAGATGTACAGCAAGACGCAGTATCATCTTTCACTGagcttttctttgcttttcaaGACGTGATGGGGCGAACTGCCTGTGGAAAGGCGGAGCTTTTCGGATCGACCTATTGGCGTGACGAAGACACAGCCATAAATCCTTGGATGGGTTGCAGTCCTGCTCTTGTTTCCATCTTGTTCTCTATTATGGATCTGAGTCGGTCTAGACGAGATATTATCGCTGATGAAGGTCACGAAACGTTCAACGTCAGAGCTGCCTCTCTGATCAACAGACTGAAGGGTATCAAGCAGGAGTCGCAAATCGACGGGGACAACCACATCATTCAGAGAATTGCCGAGTTGAAAAGAGTGACTTCCATAGTCTATTTGAATTGTGCATTGTATGGTTTGACACCATCCGACTCGATAACCAAAACCTACGTCCGCAGAATATTGAAAGATATTGTTGAGCTACTCGCATTAGAGCCATCCTGTCAGGTCGTCTGGCCTCTTTTCGTCGCTGCTGTGGAACTTGACCCTCTCGACTTTGCAATTATGTTGGATCCGGATACTGGGAAGATGACGGACGGGCGAAGGCTTGTCTTGGAGTTACTCATGAAGATGAGTAAAAGCAGTGTTTCTAGTGTAACTCGGGCGCGTGTTGTTATCGAGCAGGTATGGAAATCTCGCGACTTTTGTTTGTCCAAGTCTTCGCGGGAAAGGTCACCAGCGTCTATCACGGATCTGAATGACTGGGAAGAATATGTCATGCCTGTTAGTGATGCTTTGAGTTTAGCGTAA